In Acidobacteriota bacterium, the sequence GTAGTCCTCGGGGCGCTCGACCATCCCGGCCCGCAAGGTTTTCTCGTCGACCAGATGCGCCTTGAACCGTCCCTGGAAGAGATGCCCGCAGCGGTCGTACTTCCGATTGGAGTCCTGTGCATACAGCTGGTTGAGCCGCTGCATTCCGCGTGAGAGCGTCGGTTCGGGAGTCGTGAGAAGGATGTGGTAGTGGTTGCCCATCAGGACCCAGGCGTGGATGTGCCAGTTGAAGAGGGCGACGACTCCGGCGAGGATGCCGAGGAACGACTCGCGGTCGTCATCGTCGTGGAAGATC encodes:
- a CDS encoding transposase, encoding MARPLRLEHRGALWHVTSRGNNREMIFHDDDDRESFLGILAGVVALFNWHIHAWVLMGNHYHILLTTPEPTLSRGMQRLNQLYAQDSNRKYDRCGHLFQGRFKAHLVDEKTLRAGMVERPEDYRWSSYRASAGLERAPRWLSDSIVRHFHRDLPEARNGE